ATTTCATTACAGGAATCTACCAATTTATATGAAGGAACttgaaaaatttgtgaaaaataaaatatagattaattttggtgcaaaaatcttttttttttcaatcctcagctcttttttgaaaaaaaacttttatttaataaatataaattttgaaagtacaacttttggattatagcggctttttccccccataacctccctcccacccacaaccatcccatctcccactccctctcccatcccattcttcatcaagattcatttttaattatatttatatacagaagatcaaattggtatatactaagtacagatttcaacagtttgcacccacacagatatacaaaatataaagcactgtttgagtagtagttttactgttaattcacatagtacaacacattaaggacagagatcctacatgaggagtttAATAGagcaaaaatcttttgaaattgtatacatgagaggtcttcaaagatttgtagaaatgtgtattatgaaaaaatatgcattgatttaaaatttattgcaccaaaataaatttatcttttaataccacttttcatgaactttttgaagtactgtcatatGTACCAACAAAAGTGTGGTCATTCTCCTGTGTCGAACCTATAGATTGTTTCAAATATTCTGCCTCTGCAATACTATCATGACTATGTTCTTtcactaatttttttctctttcacactATGTCTATAGGCTAGAATCTTACATATTATGTTGGCTGGGTAAGTATAAAACAATTTAAGATTGTTGATTCATATTTTGAGATTAATTGTTCAAGTATTTGTGGAAATGTACAGTTCTACTTAAGATTTTAAAGTCAATAGTCTGTGTGGATTTTGATTTTTGCCCCGAGTGCCTGATGAGTATTTCTATTATTCCATGAAAGACTactgttttaaaatgaaacagtTCTTCTCAATGAAAGAGTTTTAGTAAGCTTAACTAAATATTTAGAAAGTACAATGTGTTAAATGAAACCTGgtatataataaataatgataTCTATGGAAGATCATTTTGATGACTAATCTGTAATTTTCTCAAAGAAAGCATGCACTGAAACAAATTCTTTTGGTTACTTCCTCAAACAACCAACACAATGAGGAAAATGGAGGAAGTGTTCCATGAACACCATAAAAAGGAAACCTGAACAACCAATGCATAAACTTGAAGAAAGgacaacattaaaaaaacaaaaccaacaaaagaAAACACCTCCCAATATAACCTGAGACACATGAAAAGCAAACACGAGAGAGTGAGCGTTACTAAATCTTCAAAGAGATAGACAGTGCATTTGAACTTCATCATGACTTACAAGGACTACTTCTTTGAAATTGTGTTGGTGCTGCTGGCCTCATCTACTATCTTCTCCCTAGACCTGAAACTGGTTCCCTTCCAACAAAGAAGAATGAACACAAGGAGTTTAAAACCCTggaataatttacaaaagttgaGAATCCAGCAATGTCTACCACACAGGAATGATTTCCGGCTTCCCCTGAAGTCTGTGAATCCTCATCAGTACCAAAAGGCACAAGTACTGGCTGTAATCCATGAGACACTTCAACAGATCTTCAGCCTcttcagagaaaatatttcc
This DNA window, taken from Lepus europaeus isolate LE1 chromosome 12, mLepTim1.pri, whole genome shotgun sequence, encodes the following:
- the IFNE gene encoding interferon epsilon; amino-acid sequence: MTYKDYFFEIVLVLLASSTIFSLDLKLVPFQQRRMNTRSLKPWNNLQKLRIQQCLPHRNDFRLPLKSVNPHQYQKAQVLAVIHETLQQIFSLFRENISLGGGEQNDLEKFLIELHQELLYLEGFMELEAKQESGALGSEILRLQIKTYFLRIRDYLEAQDYSSCAWIIVQVEINRCLFFVVRLTEMLNKKS